Below is a window of Manis javanica isolate MJ-LG chromosome 2, MJ_LKY, whole genome shotgun sequence DNA.
GTGgtgtattttcaatatatatgtgcatacatatatgtatacatatatgcaataaacattttaagttttattttaataattttgtcaAATAATTCACAGCTTAGAATGAGTAAACCATTGGACTCttctaaagaaatataaaattaaagaacaGTCTGACaattgtataaaatattatttacttaaGATTCCCTCTTTAGACTctattttctaaagtaaaatatgCAATGGAAATAGtacttcaggaaaaataaaactatatccACCTTCTAGAtatgaataatatttataaagagTTACAtgcaataatgttttatttttagatgtaaGGCACTGTTGCTATGAATAGAAAAAGGTAAGCTCTATATATTTTATGTtcatcattttataataaataatctaAATCTCATGTACTGTTAGCTAATTAATGTCAGTTCATCTTTATTTTCCAAGGAAATTTTTGTTGATTGGAGAGTATATTTGAAGTTGGTTTTTCAGAATTATACCAGAGAGTACTTGCTCTATAGAAACAAGATAAAATTGATCAATACAATAAGTACATGCAtggttttaaatactttattattataatatcaaATGGAACACAGATATTGTATAATCCTAATTCTAAGCACCTAAAACCAAAATTTGAAATCGCTTTTTAATTGTATTTGGATAAATTTAACTTTCATAGACAATTTGAATTTAAACATTGTTGGGGGGAGGGATTAGTGAATCAAAAAATTAATGTGATGATGACTATACcttgaaaatcataaaaataacctTTCTATGTTCTCATATACAGTACTGGGTATACCAGTTTAGcagttataatgaaaaaaataataactgacaatttttctctcatttttaatcTAGTACCTAGCCTGGGTAACAAGCTGTGATTTGAAAGTGGTGCACACATTGTTatgcataataaatatatattttaaattgcatattaattttcaaatgtatatcaAGATATTCTTCTGGATGCATTATGTTATATCacattatattatattgtattaatCCTTGCATGTGGAATTGGTTTTCCCTCAGTTCTGGTTGGTTCGAGGCATAGGGCTATAATGTTGAAGGGCTAGGGTACTGCTGTCTGCCTATGCTTCAGTGGGTTggagatggtgatggtgatggtgactgAGCAGGGGCAGAGTTGGCAGGAGGTGTTTGAAAGTAGCCCTAAGGCCCAGTGGAGGGGGAgtgggaaagaagagagagatgtcTGGCTCACAGAAGGCAAAGGCATAGAACATCTGTTATTCCAAGGGGTCTTCATATATGTACTAACCAGGCCTGATCTGCTTACTTTCTGAGATCAGACAAGATTGGACATACTCAGGATAATATAGCCATAAATAGTTATGtaatatgcacacatatacaattatatatatatatatatatgcacatatgtacatacacaatatgtgtatatatacatatccacATGGAATAGCTTATCATTTTCTCAGTTTGTACATACTAAGTATATTGCTACAATCAATGGAATATCtaagattttgttgttgttgtgtagTTTGGAAAGTTTTGGAGCCTATTAATTTGCTATATCTTGATACCCAACTCCTTATATTTCCCAATATACACCTAGAATTATAGATGACATTGAAATGTAGATACACCATTAAGATATCAAAATTTTTATCACTTACAGAATGAGGCATTTGAAGAAAAATTGGGCATGTCTCCCAAACTGATCTGAAAATGACATGAAAGAGCAAGGAAATGAGACTAACTTGggtttttgtattgttttaggTTAGGACTAGCTTGAAAGTTCCCAGACACAGGCAAGAGTTTTTTAGTTTGAATCCTCTGCGGACATCAAAGGAGGAACACCCAGTCTTGCTCAGATGCAGtagagaggagaaagaggcagGAGTGAGGCTTAAAAGCTGACTCTAGTGAATCAGGGAAAAATGGAATCTGACCTATTACAATGACAAATGCAAGGAACTAGAAATATATCAGTGTCACTCTTCCCAAAGCTTCCTTAGCCTTCTGACAgtgttatatgtatattttttagagaaatggaagatttctgatttttaaactgtACCATAGACAACCAGAGGAGGAAAGATGAACTGGCTGGAGAAAGATGCTGTAGTGAAGAAAGTGGAAGTATTGTGGTTTCCTTCGAAAAGAAAATACCATTTACAGAAATGAATTCAAGCTGAGAATCATGTTAAGggaaataatacttttaaaagaaaagctattatttgtttaaattgcTTGAGGCATGGACCTCTGTaagaataatatttaataaatagttttCTTGGGTCTTAAAATTTGATATCATAGAATACCAGTAACCATTGTGacacatttaaatattacatttaaatatatggGGGCaagtcatatacatatatatatatatgtatatgtatgtatatatatatatatatatatatacatacatataatttctgaagtgttttattttattaaatattacataattgGGATACTGATAAATATATGCCAGGATTAATAAGCAGCTTGCTCATTTCTTTATTAGCTAAAAGTTAATGGCACAATCTTGCCAaattgtgaaaggaaaaaaagacagaaacaataTTAAATCATGTTCCAACTCTAATGATAAATATACATATGGAAATTCTATGAAAAGATAATGTttcaataaaacaattttaattctCACTTAAGGTAAAAGACCTGAACCATTTGGGgattccagtttttttttctagctttattgagatataaatgacATGTAACACTGTTTACACTCAAGGTAGTGAACACATGGAGttactttatatatgtatacctTGCAAATGATTATCACAGTAAAactagttaacacatccatcacctcatgtGGTTACAGTTAGTtactattgtgtgtgtgtatgtgtactaaAAACTCTACTCTCTTAGTAACtctcaagtatacaatacagtactgttgactatagtcaccatgatGTATATTACATCCATAGAACTTATTCATAGCTTTaattttgtaccctttgaccagctTAATCCACTTCTCCTTCCCCAAAACTTCCACCTCTGaaaaccaccaatctgttctctgtttctgtgagtgtgttttcttaatttctacatAGAAGTGATAAAGGACACATAAGGCtcaataataaacaaaacaaaaagaaataatttgattagaaaagcagaaaaggacctgaatagacatttttctaaagcagATATTCAAATGGCTAACAAGTACATGGAAAGGTGCTTAATATCacgtcattaggaaaatgcaaattaaaaccacaatgagatatcactcacaTGCAtaagaatggctatcatcaagaaGAGATGATATGCACTgaaaaagatatggagaaaagggaaacttgTGCACTGCTGTTGGAAATATAAGCTGGtatagtcactgtggaaaacagtatgcaggtttttccccaaactgaaatagaagtaccatatgatacagcaatcttctttctgggtatatatccaaaggaattgaaaaaaaGGATATTGAAAAGACATCTgaaccccctatgtttattgcagcattattgataatagccaatatatgggAACATATGTGTACATTgccaagtgaatggataaagacatcacacacacacacacacacacacacacacacacacacacacacaggaatagtattcagccatgagaaggaaatcctgccatttgtgacaaaatggatggaccttgagggcattttgCTAAGAGAAATACATTCAAATTTAATTATTAGATTCAAATATAATGGGTTTTGACCAGTTTTTATGTTAAATTATTGCTACTTTGTGCATGCTCCCTGATAGAGCTACTTATTTCTCTTGGGTGATTTTTCCTCATTCCCAAAACTAATCAGACTatgaattcttttcttctttatgagTGGTTAAAAGCTTTCAGACCATGTTTTATATTCCTATATTTATGCAGATTGGTTTAattccattttcctcttctgcaaaccATGAAACATGTTTTCTAAATGCATGTTGTCATTAAAATCTCAGCATCCATCCTTGATAAAACATTTGTGGTCAGTTGCCCATGTGCTATGAAGGTATTAGtttcttctcatttctaaaattgaGACTTTCTCCATCTCTAAATATAGGTTATATTTCTGGATTTTGTTCTCTGTCCtgcattttaaagttttccataaaataccattttttttcttccataactTATTTAACCTGACtgatcatttgaaaataaaaataaggaggaGGAGATTGTATTAACTCCAATGTTACTGACTATGAGAACAGATGTATGATTTTTAGGatcattcatatttttcttcttctaagtaagttctatttctttttttcaggacACACTCTAACTTGTTTTCTATTCTCCCAGGACATATGCCACTTCTCTTATTGATATTATTTGTTGCACATCCATACTAATTACAAGTTAAATGAAGACaaagtttttatgttttgttcaccactgtatACACAGAGCCCACCACAATGCCTATCACTGAAGGAGCATTTTGTAAGTTGAAGAGCATGATCAACAGCTTATCCCTAGCCCTGCATATTGCTTCAATTAATATATAGGAGTATACTGAATATGGGAAAAATGAGAGACCTTTAAGGTTTCTATAACCTAAGCCAAATGCCTCAACCATTTGTCAAGattatttatttagtaatttgTCATTGACATACAATCCACATTATTCAGTAATCTGTAATTAATGAATGACCTCTGATATATTTATGCTGCAGTAAAGAATAAGTGATACTCACATAACTTTAGAGTATCCCTTCATGCAGTAACTGAGTGATTTGAAGAAGGAAGGACTCCTGATAACTTTTCTGTTAACTCAGCTCCATTTCTGTGGCCATACAAACCTCATGTGGAGCAACTGAGACATTCAGAATGCTCATTTGGGAGCCATTAATCTCCACGATTTTAGTGCAGTGTATAAATGCTGCCTGTTTCCAGTCCTTTCCCAGACTAGGTAGTCATGATATAGGATGAAATCCACTTTATCACATGAATTTGATTTTCTAACAGAAACCAAGACCATTGTGACATTGTGAGGCATAAAGTAAGTGTTGTGTACACAATTTTGAATGTATGAATAAAGCATAGAAGAATATGTCCGTGGTTGCAAAAGTAAGCTTAGCAGATGATACTAACTGACTGAACATatacaatttcttttcttttttaattttttttgtactttatcTAATGTGCACCAATCTTGAttaggcttcctcctaaaactggatacaattaggaAATATAGTTGGTggaactaatcctgagagagcaacaggaaagaggatggcatcagactgcccacagctggagaaaagaacagacctcaccgaacagggtaacgtaccagagctgtggctccacaggaccccagccctttccccaccctcaactcactggtgggaggaagagaaatgtagcagggagggaatggaaggcttgggactgctgaatacctagatacagagatctgctctgggagcacaaacctatatttaaTGGTACTTTCATGAGATTCACATGACTATCAGGTTGGAaaattaatacaggcagaattcctggggagactgggattccggcagattgtggaaagcagggatccatatctggctgctctgggacaaaaaattatacctgtgtgcccagcccactggctcaggcagtggagacaggcacagcagcagggAGGCGTGGAACAgctttttcttccccccaggaACCAGTACCACTCTCCTGCGATGCttgacattgcttcagaggctgagcagctccagagactacagtttctggacactagagggccccatatacaaacatgaaatgccaaatgaACCTTGTctgagtaaaattattaataaaactcacaagaaagatttaaatgatatggaccttgtgactcttcctgaaagggagttcaaaataaaaatcatcaacattctaatgtaggtatggaaagacatccaagaactcaggaatgaattcaggtaggagatccaatcattgaagagcatgatggagcgtattaaaagcaggttggatatggtggaggagacaataaatgaaatagaaactagagaagaggaatacaaagaatctgaggcacagagagaaaaaaggatctctaagaataaaataatattgagagaaatgtgtgaccaatccaagcagaacaatatttgcattatagggctaacagaagaagaagagagagagaaaagaatagaaagtgtcttgaggaggtagttgctgaaaacatccccaatctggggaaggatatagtctctcaggccatggaaagccacagatctcccaacacaagggacccaaggaagacaacacaaagacacatagtaattaaaatgggaaagatcacgGAAAAGGATAGACTgctaaaagaagccagagacagaaataagatcacatacaaaggaaagcccatcaggctaacattagacaTCTccgcagaaaccttacaggccagaagggagtggcatgattatttaatgccatgaagcagaagggcatggaaccaagattacttaatctggcaagattatcatttaaatttgaaggagggattaaacaatttacagataagcaagagctgagagaatttacctcccacaaaccatctctacagtctattttggagggactgctatagatggaagtgtttctaaggttgaatagctgtcaccagaggtaagaaaactgtcgcgtgccctgtcctcgccggcaagaacagcatgcaataacagcaggattcttctgcagaaagctttattcttcagctctttgtgaaacaaatgagttgggcaggacccagaggggaaggagaggcttgcttatatagttctcatggtctgacctggttggtgcggctccatatgccttattagcataaccatttggtgggtctcattggtccttatgccaaggtgcaattagcatgtagtttagtggtgtgggatgatttgtcattaggaagttcggggccttctggctgccctgcattgggcgctattttctgagcgcggctgccaacatctcccccttttttgtctaacagaagctcaaggcggaacttgccagcagaggcggagacagaggcctgacctccaccatacttcctgatgccccctttttggagaggggttctgggcatctacccctatgcagtcaggcatgcctctcagaggggtccaagacctcttgcagtgctttgcctcgcatcctctggctggcgttgggaccgctaggtacaaagggtttggaccttttttctcaaccctcttgcaccatgagcttcttaaagaaagctgtgattaagcattgaggtactcgggcctggtgcagtgccacatgggctcagggtgcaagagctacctcaagctaaagctgagcttccttcttaagcatgttgagccacacttggggagaggcgccaacgtctattgccattagggcttgagcaaggatcaccttgtcctgcttatgttggttgcggagtctgcataacaaccagagtaagagcatgagacctccaagcaggaacacgcccatcccagccatgcccgcccactccttgatgtgggagagagctctgaggaaccaggaagagagtccttccgctacggagatatctagacgggtggagttgatgtggataatttctcgccgcagctcttctagtgtcccatcgaagtcttgggaccagtttcctgaaagatactgggacaggtctcgtgacagattagctgcccgtgtaaaattttcatattgaatgctagtgatgcagagggcaagatatttccgctcacatcccaattgggccatttgccagagcacctctatttgttcctccacgagatctatgcgttgattgaggatcattattcctcctttcagtttgccatcaagtgtggactgttggtccatggcagaagctactgaggctgcaaggttattgagctctgtagccgatttgatggaggtgtctaaagctataccagcggcggtggctgcgaccgcggtcgcggagatcaggagcactatggcggctgtaacgccgaaatcacacctttctcgaaacagagtcatggtgttaggggcgtctacgggaacagggacccaacgggggatgcggactaccaaagcattggtaaagttacgcgcatcccaacactgagacagaaagcaggtttcattggagcaggagtcaaagctactattggataagataaacagaaatggggggtatacgcatactggagaaggtggaaaaagggaattaggtgactctggacctgattttgctgaacacgtgtagttctcgttgttatgggtcatgatcatgttccagtgtgcgtgcatgtggttattctcgcaccaaaaggtgatattttttacaccgattcccccaccctggagggcggaaaagggggagaggtcggtacacgagccattgactccacacagcatccatttatggaaggggttcatgctcagctgctgacgaaactcgccttcgagcacctttactggccaccaagcctcattggctggccgtccctccatatctggggagatggtaaactcctgcctctcagttgcccacgttactacagttgactgacagtcagtccagggccacagctctccctcatagtcgcccacacaatgggaggcatatttgggttgacgaggcctgtcggtggaattgttcctgggagagtgtacaaatgtgccattgatccagagaaccatctggtggatagtcatgttcttatagggcgggctcccttccttattaggcccttcaaatttagctgacataaaggggaggctactggcctctagaattatgtcactgaaccatccgtatttcctccgtttcagggagatacagccagctagattctgagtggtgaagcataatgacccattagttacgaaggatcggttttctcccaggggagctactagggtgtctttaactaagtagggcaagttcatactagcattggtagtgaaaaagcgtgggaaaacggctgcattgaaacggacaggcataggcttaggaaaggcagacaggattccccatctcaatactccctgagtcggggtctccagtgtcaggagcagggtcaggaggtatagcgaagtcatctcctttgtttaggactttcctcgttaggcgctccgggatccagaagggattttcttcaccctgggggaaaacacacacagctcccctggatctgattatgattggatccgggcccttccattggttagataacacgtccttccattttactagttcttgtgggtcttttggccactgattatggcgatccgctgctgtatggccttgagcatccagatttaaaaaatttatagtgaaaagtgctagggctatggcagtttttggtgtggggggtatatcttcaattccccctttttgtttaagtaaataggatttgagcgtgcggttcgcgcgttccacaatcccttgaccctgtgggttgtagggaaggccagtgatatgttttatccccatgtgatgacaaaattgagcaaattttgtagaggtataggctgggccattgtctgttttcagaatctgtggtaacccccatgcgctccaagcctcaaggcagtgctggatgacatgggaagctttctctcctgacaatggggaggcaaagatgactcctgaacaagtatccacggatacatgtacatatttcagtttcccaaaagacgaaatatgcgtcacatccatttgccaaacttgtaaaggcctaatacctctggggttgatcccaacatgaggtgtgggaaggaagctgcagcaatgttggcagctaaggacaatgttcctagcttcggccctggttatgctaaaccgcttgcgcagtgtttcggcagtgacatgaaattgtgtatggaattttgaagctgtggtgatagggtctagcaggggaaaagctatatttctggttgcgaggtctgccaggtggttgccttgggtcataggcccgggaaggcctgaatgtgctctgatatgagttatatacaaaggagattgcctatgaagtagtgctgattgtatctgtttgaacaaagtggctactgggctggacgctttgattagcccggccacttctagagatttgattgcattaactatataacaggagtcagacacaatatttaaaggttcaggaaagatttgtaagacctctaagactatgggacattccactatttgtggagtgtcaggcgtgtagccttttgtcacaactttgccatcatggacataggcacctgtgcctgtctttagacccgtccgtgtaaactgtttttccatgaggcagcggggttaggctagtgacccgagggaatactaggagatgatttttggcgaagttgatgagggggtgtttagggaaatgattatcaaaggttcctgagaaactgtaagcaagtatggcccaatcatcgttcatagcacataatacttgtatctgttctacgctgtaaggggttataattttagctggagcctctccgaaatgtgtcatggaggtttttactcctctcaaagcaagtttggccacggctgccggatagtactctattgtcctagcctgagaggcttggggatgaatccagatcagtgggccgtgctgccataagactgctgttggcagctctggggtgggaaggacacacaacgcaaagggttcattcaattgaaccctatttagctgtgctgtcatcaaagcctgttccactttgcgaatggcttgtattgcctcaggtgtaagggagcgcggtgacgttagttgtggatctccttctagggttttaaatagtggtgtcaactcagtggtgggtatctttaagtatgggcgcaaccaattaatatcccctaggagtttttggaagtcattcaaattttgcaattgattatgtcttatctcaagcttttgggggcaaattacatctgtgtaaatggttgctcctaggaatttgctaacactagatttttggaccttctcgcttgctatattcagtctccaattttctagggatctagtgagatctatatatgcttcttctatttccgctggttgtggggagcaaagaaggatgtcatccatgtaatggatgatctttagcgtgggataggtcttacgaattgggtctagcgcccgctgaacgtacagttgacatatggtggggctatttgccattccttgagggaggaccttccactgaaatctggcatcgggttgttcatggttaatagctggcaaagtaaaagcaaatctttccctgtccttggagcttagaggtatagaaaagaaacaatctttaatatctattatgagcactttccattctttgggtaaggcagagaggagtggcagtccccgttgtacgggtccaagcattctcatttgagcatttactgctctcagatcatgaagcaacctccatgatcctgactttttcctgattacaaatatgggtgtgttccatggggacacagag
It encodes the following:
- the LOC140847979 gene encoding uncharacterized protein, whose amino-acid sequence is MTSLYLLTLLLTLETPTQGVLRWGILSAFPKPMPVRFNAAVFPRFFTTNASMNLPYLVKDTLVAPLGENRSFVTNGSLCFTTQNLAGCISLKRRKYGWFSDIILEASSLPFMSAKFEGPNKEGSPPYKNMTIHQMVLWINGTFVHSPRNNSTDRPRQPKYASHCVGDYEGELWPWTDCQSTVVTWATERQEFTISPDMEGRPANEAWWPVKVLEGEFRQQLSMNPFHKWMLCGVNGSCTDLSPFSALQGGGIGVKNITFWCENNHMHAHWNMIMTHNNENYTCSAKSGPESPNSLFPPSPVCVYPPFLFILSNSSFDSCSNETCFLSQCWDARNFTNALVVRIPRWVPVPVDAPNTMTLFRERCDFGVTAAIVLLISATAVAATAAGIALDTSIKSATELNNLAASVASAMDQQSTLDGKLKGGIMILNQRIDLVEEQIEVLWQMAQLGCERKYLALCITSIQYENFTRAANLSRDLSQYLSGNWSQDFDGTLEELRREIIHINSTRLDISVAEGLSSWFLRALSHIKEWAGMAGMGVFLLGGLMLLLWLLCRLRNQHKQDKVILAQALMAIDVGASPQVWLNMLKKEAQL